In Raphanus sativus cultivar WK10039 chromosome 5, ASM80110v3, whole genome shotgun sequence, the following proteins share a genomic window:
- the LOC108859695 gene encoding nudix hydrolase 6-like, with the protein MDSGAHQIFNGKEDNYGGIVVNLMEMEPMTAQDFEAKLDVSLKSWKVQGKRGIWIKLSSQLSSLVDSAIKRGFTYHHAENEYVVLTSWISESPSTIPANASHRIGIGAFVLNKSREVLVVQEIGGPFKGTGVWKLPTGLIQEGEDIWTGAVREVEEETGIKTKFVEVLAFRERHQSFFERKSSIFSLCELEASNFEIKKQDSEILDAKWMPIEEYVNQPFNQKNEMFRFMANICLKRSKEKEKYAGFSTVLTKNSAGKESHLYCSIDHADLLNRKCDQASTSLFTTLFHKCFCFT; encoded by the exons ATGGACAGTGGAGCTCATCAGATCTTTAATGGAAAAGAAGACAACTACGGAGGTATAGTGGTGAACTTGATGGAAATGGAACCCATGACTGCTCAGGATTTTGAGGCAAAGCTCGATGTTTCACTTAAGTCGTGGAAGGTTCAG GGGAAGAGAGGAATTTGGATAAAGCTATCTAGTCAGCTTTCTAGTCTTGTTGACAGTGCAATAAAG AGAGGGTTTACATACCACCATGCGGAGAATGAGTACGTGGTTCTTACATCTTGGATCTCAGAGTCACCTAGCACTATTCCTGCCAATGCTTCTCATCGTATTGGGATCGGTGCTTTTGTGCTAAACAAGAGCAGAGAG GTCCTTGTGGTTCAGGAGATTGGTGGTCCTTTCAAAGGGACAGGAGTGTGGAAGCTTCCTACCGGTCTTATTCAAGAG GGTGAGGATATTTGGACAGGAGCAGTTAGGGAAGTGGAAGAAGAAACTGGT ATTAAGACAAAATTTGTGGAAGTCTTGGCTTTCAG GGAAAGACACCAATCATTCTTTGAAAGAAAATCAAGTATATTTTCCCTCTGTGAGTTGGAGGCAAGCAATTTTGAAATCAAGAAACAAGACTCTGAGATATTGGATGCAAAG TGGATGCCAATAGAGGAATATGTCAACCAACCTTTTAACCAGAAGAACGAGATGTTCAGATTCATGGCTAACATCTGCCTAAAGAGGtcgaaggagaaggagaagtaCGCAGGTTTCTCCACTGTCCTGACTAAGAATTCAGCTGGTAAGGAAAGCCATCTTTACTGCAGCATTGACCACGCCGACCTCCTCAACCGAAAGTGTGACCAAGCCTCCACCTCTCTCTTCACAACTCTTTTCCACAAGTGTTTCTGTTTCACTTAA